Below is a genomic region from Staphylococcus carnosus.
CCTTATGTCGGGAACCGTAAACAGCAGTTTAAAGTCCTAAAAGCAACCCTTATCATCAATGTATAACTAGAATTACTGCTGTTTGTCCCTCTTTATTAAGTGATGAAAAAGTTTTAAAACTCAATTCACCGATTCAATCAATATTGTTAATAACCCCAAAATCTTAATAAATAGTGCCGATATCTTTTTTATCAATTTTATTTAAAACTAACCCAAGAATTAATGTTGCTGCAGTTAAAATAATTGCTACTACTGACATTGTATCAAATGCGCCTTTATATGCCGCTCTATAAATACAAGCACCTAACATACCACCTGCAATTGGTCCTAAAACAGGGACAATTGCATATGACCAGTTTGATTTGCCTTTACCAGCAATTGGTAAAATAGCATGAGCGATACGAGGACCTAAGTCACGCGCCGGGTTGATAGCATAACCTGTTGGTCCGCCTAAACTTAAGCCGATTGCAACGATTAAACCACCAACAATAATTGGATTTAAACCATCAGTAAATTTGTTAATACCAATGAACAATAATCCCAATGTTAAAGCAGCAGTACCAATGATTTCACTGAAAAAGTTAGCGTAATAGTTTTTGATACCTGGGTCTGTACAAAATACTGCAAGTTTTGCACCTTGATCTTCTGTTACTTTCCAATGAGGCAAGTACATCAACCAAACAAGTACCCCTCCGACAATACCGCCAAGCATTTGACAAATAATATAACCTGGCACTTTATACCATTCAATACCGCCATCCATCGCAATAGCCATGGTTACAGCAGGATTCAAATGTGCACCAGAAAACTTACCGACTGCATAAACACCTAACGTAACGGCCAAACCCCAGCCTAACGAAATGTTAATCCAGTCACTGCCAAACCCTTTCGATTTAACGAGGTTTAAGTTTGCTACAACCCCGCCCCCAAATAAAATAAGAATGGCAGTACCTAAAAATTCTGCAAAATATGGATTCATTTATTTTCCTCCTTAAAAGAAGACAAAAAGACCCCTACATAATCCCTAAGTAATGTAGAAGTCTCCAATCTCTCTTATTAAATATTAACTTATAAACAGAATAAACTTTCATGAAAGCGTTGTCAATTATTTTCTTAAAACAAAATCAATAATATGTTTGTGAATAATTTACCATAAT
It encodes:
- a CDS encoding MIP/aquaporin family protein — translated: MNPYFAEFLGTAILILFGGGVVANLNLVKSKGFGSDWINISLGWGLAVTLGVYAVGKFSGAHLNPAVTMAIAMDGGIEWYKVPGYIICQMLGGIVGGVLVWLMYLPHWKVTEDQGAKLAVFCTDPGIKNYYANFFSEIIGTAALTLGLLFIGINKFTDGLNPIIVGGLIVAIGLSLGGPTGYAINPARDLGPRIAHAILPIAGKGKSNWSYAIVPVLGPIAGGMLGACIYRAAYKGAFDTMSVVAIILTAATLILGLVLNKIDKKDIGTIY